A DNA window from Leptolyngbya sp. KIOST-1 contains the following coding sequences:
- a CDS encoding Dps family protein, producing MQKVNIGLNGEQRQGVINLLNRNLADTYLLLVKTKKYHWDVVGPQFMTLHQLWKDHYEALTINADVIAERVRTLGGYPIGTMEGFLKICSLKEHGGDVPNTTGMVSYLLADHEHIVRNLREHIEQCSDDFKDDGTADFLTGLMVQHEEIAWTLRSFIEGEALESDGLKPQPKKAMAKV from the coding sequence ATGCAAAAAGTCAACATTGGGCTCAACGGCGAACAGCGCCAGGGTGTCATTAATTTGCTGAACCGCAACCTAGCGGACACCTACCTACTTCTAGTCAAAACTAAGAAATATCACTGGGATGTGGTGGGGCCACAATTTATGACCCTACATCAGCTGTGGAAAGACCACTACGAAGCGCTCACCATTAACGCCGATGTCATTGCTGAACGGGTCAGAACCCTGGGTGGTTATCCCATTGGCACCATGGAGGGCTTCTTAAAGATTTGCTCTCTCAAGGAGCACGGCGGTGACGTACCCAACACCACCGGCATGGTATCTTACCTGCTGGCTGACCATGAGCACATTGTGCGCAACCTGCGGGAGCACATCGAGCAGTGTAGCGATGACTTCAAGGATGACGGCACCGCCGACTTTCTCACCGGGCTAATGGTGCAGCACGAAGAAATTGCCTGGACTTTGCGCTCATTTATTGAGGGCGAGGCCCTGGAATCCGATGGATTAAAGCCCCAGCCGAAAAAAGCGATGGCCAAGGTTTAG
- a CDS encoding allophycocyanin: protein MSIVKTLIVNADAECRYLTPGEVDQIKLFVASGARRVRLVQTLADGRDRIVKQAANQLFQRNPSLVAPGGNAYGNDMTATCLRDMDYYLRLVSYGVAAGDTTPIEEIGVIGVRQMYNSLGTPLAEVGESIRAMKTATAKLLSAADSGEVGAYFDYLIQVFQ, encoded by the coding sequence ATGAGCATTGTTAAAACGCTAATTGTCAATGCCGATGCCGAATGCCGCTACCTGACCCCTGGGGAAGTGGATCAAATCAAGCTCTTTGTGGCCAGCGGTGCCCGGCGGGTGCGGTTGGTGCAGACATTGGCGGATGGCCGCGATCGCATTGTCAAACAGGCGGCCAACCAACTCTTTCAAAGGAACCCCAGTTTAGTGGCCCCCGGCGGCAACGCCTATGGCAATGACATGACCGCCACCTGCCTGCGGGATATGGACTATTACCTGCGGTTGGTCAGCTACGGCGTCGCCGCCGGAGACACCACCCCCATCGAAGAGATTGGTGTAATTGGCGTCCGCCAGATGTACAACTCCCTGGGCACCCCGCTGGCGGAAGTAGGCGAAAGCATTCGCGCCATGAAAACCGCCACCGCCAAGCTGCTGTCAGCCGCAGACAGCGGTGAGGTGGGCGCGTATTTCGACTACCTGATTCAGGTATTTCAGTAG